A segment of the Ipomoea triloba cultivar NCNSP0323 chromosome 1, ASM357664v1 genome:
CCAAGGCAAATTGAATGATTAGTTCTGCATGGGaaacttcaaaatatatatatatatatatatatatatatatatatatatatataatcatttctCTTTGTATCAACTCATGAATTTGAATctctctctcaaaaaaaaaaaaaaaggaaaacatatttgtatgtattaaaaattgaataagtTGTTAAAGGTTGCACTCATGCATCAATAAACTGATTGGCAATGTTTGTTCCTTGCATGCATGCTGCATGTGCATCACCTTCACCCTTCCTTTTCATCTTCCCTTATCCTTCATTCTATCCCCTTTAATTAATGCACCACATTGTACCATATCAACTAATAAATTGTACTCATCATAAATATATCACTTTTGGCCTTTTCGGTGATGATGAGGAAATTAAAAATCCTAACTCATATATTCCAGTTAAACTCTGTTCCTATCTAATAACTAGGAAATTGTGAATTTAACTGAGatatttttgacaaaaattgaacttgtaacctttaGTTACAAAATTTTTATCCACTCAGTCGCTCCTTTAGAGCAAATATATCACTCTATATATACTGTATCTCTCTCGCACACATAATATACTCATCATATAATGCAACTACAACACTGTAGGAGCATGTTGTAATTTAAAAACGTAAATGTGGGTTGCCGACGTAGAAAAGAACAGAGAAAAAATTGATTGTATCCATGTGGGTTACCAAATTGTTTGatttttaaacaaaagaaaaaaactgtTTACGGTGTTATGAATTATGATGATTAAGCATATTTCTGTCGTACAGTTATGACTGCTAACCACTGCCTAGAAAATCATTAATCCTATTTCCatcgaaattattaattaattttcagatGAATAGAAACTGATTACAACAACCGctaacttttattattattggttaGTTGATTGAACTTAAAActattaagaaaacaaaaagtgatattttttaatataacaatacataactgaaattttatataagtaacaaaattttcattattatcCCAAATGAGATTTACAGCTAATGATGTGATTAGTGTGGCctccattttaatttttgtgtgaAGGTGTGTGATATAGACTCAAGCTAGGTTTTCTGgataactaattttttttttttttaaatggataaCCAAAGATTTAAGACACTTGATATGACAATCCCAATGTTTCCTTAATCAACCCAATAGCTGTAATCCAtctatcccaaaaaaaaaaaaagtgagctTTAGATGCAAAACGCAAAAATACTTTGCCCCACATCCCACCCTATAAAGATTATACCGCGTGGACAGCTCAGTTAGTCACAGCCTTATAGGAGTGAAGTTTGGAAAGAATGATCATAATCTCACCAGCTACAATATGGgaacaactttttaaagtgaAAGGGCTGACTTTTTATGTCGAGGGATCAATTGTCAAAATTTAATCTTGTGTTATTGGGTGAAATTTTCTatttgaagagaaaaaaaaaagtgaacttCAGGAGATGACTCATCTTCAAAATCCATTTTTCTTCCTCCCATTAACCTTATCTGCCCTCAAATTTATTTGAGAAAAGTACATAAATTTGACATTTTGCGCAATCATGCTATCTTTCTCAGTTTGAGGTTACCGacacaatttattattattattattattattattattattattgttattattattgtttttaatttgatgaaaaaattgaattcataaaAAACCATTGTCTGAGCAGATAGAATGTCAGCAATTAATGGTCCCGCAGCACACCTCTCAATGGAGCAGTTAATGTCTGCATTTCAGCCTGGATAACACCACTTTCTTTTAAGTTTGCGTGTTGGATAATAATTTTAACTTTGAATTAAAAACTTAAAGTAACTATTAAATAACTAGATCAAGAAAAGAGTGGATAAACATAAATTTAGATGACTTTACACCAAATCATCTCATACAATTGTTTGTATGATATACTAAAACAACATGAATACAAGAATCTGCAGCGTGATAAACCATTTTAACTTAACCTAGATTAGACAACAACCACTCTGAATACTAGGGATTTGGGTGAGAGAGTTGCATGGCAATGGCCAGCACAAACACTTATAATCCAGGAGTTCTGGATACTGGAATTGGATTCTGAGCCTTCAAGTTGTCTATCATGGACCTGAAATCGCAGTTAAGGGACACGAGTGCTTTCTGTCTGCGTGCAAATACAAGGCTGAAGTCTTTTATGTCTTCTTCAAGATCTTTCCTCCTCTGCTCTTCCGCGCTGTAATTCTGCAGGAACTTTTCTCGTTGGTCTGTAAGGCGAGCAACCTTTTGAGATGAGTCTGAGGCTTTCTGGATTAACATATCCCGCTCTTCTTTCAGAGCACAGAACTGCTTATCTAAGTTCTGATATCTTTCCCTGGAAGCCGCGAGAAGTTGATTGCTTGACTCCAGCTCTTTTTCCAGGCTGCAGCATTTGTCCTTGATTGTTACAGCTTCTTCCTCGAGTTTCCTCTTCCAATGAGCAATTTCTTCCCCAAGAGTAGCCCCCTGGGATCAAATTAAGCAACAGATGGTTAAAAGGAATGTGATAATAGTACCAACTTTCCAGACAGTTAAGCTAAGGTGATTCTTGTgagttgtgagttgtgacacTACTAATATGCAGAGTGGCGTGCCTGAATTGACAGAAAACAACTCACAATCGGTGTCTAGATTCTAGTGTTCTACCATGCATTTGTTGCTCACAAGTATCACAGGGATTAACATGTGTAGACAGACACTAGTACCTTAAAATATCATGAGCCTCAAAGAAGAGAGATAGTATCCCATGGTCAGAATGGAGAAGAGTATAAAAATGAACGTGTGACATCTTGTTATCTGTAGTGACCAGGCAGCTACCTTATGTTTGCTGCTGTATGATTCATTTTCTGAAAGTTGGCTGGGAATTGACTCATCAGGCAGCACAAGTGATGATACTGTACTATTCACCCTCTCATAAAGCTTCTTGCGCTGCTCTTCAAATGAAAAATTCTTCCTATTCGAAGACACATCTCCATCCATAGACATTGAAAAATGAGATTCCAAAGTTGAGAAAAGGCAGACGCCAATCTCACTTGTGGCAGATAGTAATTTGGCTGTTGCCGACTTCTCATTATCTACATAGTTCTGTTCCAGAGACCATCAAGATAGTGGATACAATGTCAATAAACTTTACCAGTGCTAAGACCCAATAAAGCTAGTGATATGTTAAACAGACATTACCTTTAATATTGACATGACATCCTTGAAAATATCTTTGCAATTTTCAACAGATTCAGAGAGTCTTTCAGGGATTTCTCGAACAAGAGAGGCCTCTTGCTGAAGTTCAGAAATCTCTCTCATTAACTCTTCATTGAGTGATGTTTGTTTCACATAATTTGTCTGAAAATTAATGAGTAAAACATAAGCCAAAAACCATAGAGTAAAGTAAACTTATCTAGACCCCAAACTTATGTGCTAATATGAGAGTAACCTTGAGTTCATCTCTTTCCTTTAACACTTGCTTCAATTGGCTCTTAAGATTTTCTACCTCTTGTTTGTAATCTGATATGGATGGATCCTGGAAGGAATATTGAGTTAAGTAAAAATCAGCATAAATGTATAAATGCCATTCATTAATGTATTAGAGAACACTGTTAGACTGCTGTAACCAATATGAAAATGAGACTCACTGTGGGTACACAGTTAGCTGAAACTGAGCTTTTCATGGCAGGAGTCATGTGGAGTGCATCAAGATCAGCTACAAAGCCTTTATTCATTTTTGCCCATGCATCTTCATCAGCAAAATCACTAAATGCATCAGGAAGAGGACTGTACTCAGGCTGCCGTGAATAATTTGATCTCTTAGCAACGAAGGCATTAGGAGCCGCTTTAAAACATGGTGTACTAAAATTATCATCCTGGCCTGTGCTGCTGCAAACTTTGCTTTCCTCCTTAAGGCTTTGTTTAGCAAAATCCTGAGCCCAGGAATTGAAATTAACTTTCAATTCACCATATCAAAATCACAGCACATAATCTACTTGAGCAAGGGGAAAAGAGATGCAAGAAAAGATTAGATTATCCCAATTAGGACAGCTACCTGAACAGCAAGGCCATTAGAATCTGATAAAGTGGGAAGATTGTAGAGCTCATCAATTTTCCTCTGCTGCTCCATAATGCATTGTTCACGCTCCTTCTGAGATCTTCTTTCCTCCTCCAACTCCATAGCAAGCTTCTCATGCTCTAGTTCATACTGataaatgaaaatatgaaatatgagTAATCATCTTAATACAAAAGACTAAATGCTCTTTGATTAGTCTGAAGAGAAAAAATACCCCGTAATTACCTTCAGCAAATCATTTCTCAGTTTCAGAATCTGCTGTTCAAGCACTTCAGAGTGGGATCCCTGTAAACCAGGTGTTACTTCCAATTTATCTGGGTATATATTTTTGGCTATAAGTTCAAGTCAACATTATTTTCACCTGAAGTTTCTGACGTAATTCTTCTATTTCAAGTTTTTGTCTCTTCAATAATGCCGCATCTGTCAATATCTATtacaaaaatagaattacaatCAGCTCTATCTCCAATTAATGAGAAGCAAGAAATCAGCTATACCCACCCACACCCCATAGTCATATCATATGCAAACAACTCATGACAAGAAAAAAACTACTCCTTGATTCTTGAAACACAGTAAATGATTCCAAGTTCATTCTGAAGGAAATAGCAAAGACTCCCCACCTCATTCACTTGAACACAGTTGGTGATACGTTTAGCTCTGCTAGCAAAATGAAGTGTTCCCCTTGTTTCCTCTACATGAACCTAGTGATATTAGCAGCATAATATTCCAATATTAGTAtcaacaataatttaaaatgcaGGACTGGCATACAAAAAATTGGGTACCTCTTCTGGTGCTACAGTGCAAATTATAGAAGTTTTGGCATTACCGCCAAGTGCAGGTTGAAGTATGCGTGTAAGCTTGCTATCACGATAAGGAATATGTCCCCTGAATAAATAGTACATTAGTTGAGGAGTCAGGACTCAGTCATACACTCGTATCTATTGATAAACAACAGTTATAAAGGAACAAGTACCTTTGCTTAGCACCTTCACTTAATTTGTTAATGACATTGCCAAGAATCATTAAGCTTTTGTTAATGTGCTTTCCTTCCTTGAGGCGAACTCCTCCAGCTCCAGTTTTGGCAATCCTTTCAGAGCCAGCTAAGTCAACTAAGTTCTGTTTCCCAACAGAAAcacaaagcaaaagaaaagaaaatttagaTTGTATAGTCAATGAAATAAGGGGGGAATAAGTAAGACATAGATAGAACTCCATGGTCTGTCTTGATCTCTTAATCATTATTTTATcttcattaaaaaaacatttagggTGTAGATTGATTTAATCTTTCATGGAAACTAGTTGTAATCTTGAAAAACTCTTTAGGAGAATAAAATCCAAATAGACTtgtatttaaaacattaaaaaaatctcATAATCTCAGGCCAAGGTCGTGAGGAGGAATACCATACCAAAACAGAGACACGAATAGCATCATCTGAACTATCTTTTCCTTTGCTTTCAATTACCTAATTATGGAAACagaaaaaaagtaaaaggaaCTAAATGTTTTAGAAGTGCATAAAAGTGAATAACTGCTTCAGAatataaaagaaagaaatacatatgcagatataaaaatcaaataacaGCTTCAGAATACAGCATTCccacaaaaatgaaaaaacttACCATCCGAAAAATGGTGTGAGATCTGCTACTTCGGACATTCATGTTAGTCTCCCCAAAGTGCCTATTGGCTGCACCACCATCATTTGAAGAAGTTAGGGTTTAGAACACAAACTGTGGAGCCAATCATTGGAATTTGGAAAAGCATTATAAATACTCTTTTCAAGGTCACACCTTCTCCAAGTTGGATGAGCTCAAGTACTTGTTCAGCTGTATTCACAATTTCCTCCCTCAGTCCAGCTACAAATACACCACGCTATAGAAATAGAAATTGATGTTAATCACACCCAAATAACTTTGAACTTATACTAGTTTTTTAGTAACTTTACCTCTAAACTTTCGTGGATGGGCAATTTCTGGTTCTCAACAGCAAAAAGATCATTAATTTCTTCATTGTAAATTTCCAAGTATGAGACTCGGATCAGAAATTCCCTATCAGTTGTCTGAGAACATAAAGGTAAAGCTACTTAGACTCAGACGAATAGATACTAACCATAAAAATAGTGAAAATCATCATAGAGACGGAATTTATACCATATGAATTTTGGTAAATATATCATTCACTGAACGATTAATGATTCCTGCATCATTCTCAGAACCATTCATGGTAAATGTCTTACCACTACTTGTTTGCCCATACGCAAATACAGTTCCTGAATTAAAAAGATCAATGATATAAGACTCTCTAAGTTGAGGAAAATATCAGCTAGGCAAGTGCATTAAAAAATAACCTCTTCTCTAAAGTCAGACATTTAAAAATAACAGTTTTGCAGCTCCAAAGAAATCTTTTCTGTAACCCGACACCCTTGACCATTCAATTAAAGTTGTTAAGCAACAAATCTTACTTAGAAGTGAAATTCTGTTAGCAGTTTGGAAGCATAGGCTTAGATTTTAGCATTTAATAACTACAATTCTGAAACAATCTGTTGCGTTTATCATTTCAAGTTGAACGGAGACTGTTAAACTTAAATCTAGAGCTCTACAGAAGTCAGAGCATACCATTGAAGCCTTTAAGAGCAGCATGTATAATATCTTTAGTGATCAGCTCATAAATCCTAGCGTTCGTGCAATCCTGGTCGAACACGTGATCTgcagtaaaaataaaatccagTATTCATCAGTTCAcaaaaacaattcaaaaaattgaccaaatttttaatactacgttcaaattaaaacataaattcGTAAAATAGACACAATAAATGTGCTTAttcatatatagagagagagtacCAAAAGCGTAAGAAACACCAGAAATTGGGGTGCCAAGAGACTTATGAAGAGAGATGCGGTTGTCTTCAACCTTCCAGAAGGTGCCATTGTTGCCGTCTTCACTCCTCGCTGGTCTCACTCTCACCGCTACGCTCACCTTCTCCATCTCTCCCCGTCTCTCTCAGATTGCAACCTTCAAAGTTAGAGTTGAAGAAGGTCTGAAATGGCTGATCTGTTTGAATCTGTGGGGCTCCGATCGGAGCGGAGCGGGCTTTATTTCTAGGCGTTGCAATTTGAATTTGTTGCGTTTTACAATTATGCCCTTACCAATAACTTACCGGGATCTGGGCCATCTGCACACATAAGCCAAATACATTTAAGTCCATCAACTAAGCCCAACTGTATTTctattttatcatatatatattataaattcttTTCGAGCTCGAGTTTCAGTCAGATCTTATGCGAAAAAACATATATCTATTTATAAGGTTCAAGCAtcagaaaaaatattataatttaatttttttcaatttaatgcatgcatgcacacaTCAAtgtaaaaggaaaggaaaaggaatttttttttaaaaaataaaaaagtaaaaaagaaaaaagtttctATTGACAAATAATACAAGTCCTTCATGCAGCAGATATGGGTGTATACAATACATTTTTTGGGATAGACATGATCCGAATTCACTTTCTTTATGCTATGAAATAACATATACTGTTGGTGGCATGCATGCATTAATTCCAACATATATAAAAAGCTTCACTTTTACCAGAAAGCttctataatttatttattatcatatatGCACGGTGCACAATTAGGCCGGCCGACAATATCTAACCAATTACGCACGtccattatttttatgtatgatacaaaaagtatatattaaGAGTGTCAAGCCCATCGTGCCGATCTTCTTAGTACAGTTTacatctcttatataattttAGAGATATTATATAAAAGTGTGATTTATCTAGTGTACAACGGTACATCTTCAAGTTGTGACTACGATTTCTCTAGGgacactaaaaatatatattagatttattattatgattagtgaTTATGTTCACGACAAATCAAATTAGtcttaatttcaaattttcagtCGAAATCACTAAGACCAAAGTAGATTTTTCTTGGTTTTTCTATGACAAGGATGAGAGAATGGATGATATGGAAGAGAGATGAAAATGCACTTGTAGTAAATTTGTTTTATGTGaggcttgcaaaaaaaaagttttttttttaattcgaaTTTATGCGCGTTAAGAGCACCCTGCACGACCAGATAGGGCATGCAATGGGCTcataaataatcaatttttcattgtttttctctctcctctccatCCATATGACCTTAACAAAAATCATGAAAAATTTTTGACGGTTGAGGATGCTCTAAAAGATAAAGATAGGTTATTATCCTGAGTCTTATGTTGTAATTTCTGGTTGGCTTCCACTCCAAGGCCTTAGCTGCAGGTTGCTAATGTCTAGTTGTTTATACTTGGATTATCAGAATTCAGATATATAAACACCAgcagtataatatatattatcatggATCGGAATATATACAACGTAACGCTGATGATCAGATGATCATGATGATAAGCCTCAACTTTAATTAACGAGGGTGAGTGTTTGgagaataatttaatttaatttcatgtGTTAGTTACATACTATAATGCAGGCGTTGAAGGCGGGGGGCGAGCAAGAGGCGGCGGGACAAAATGGCGAGTTGTCGTTTGAGGATAACGGCCTCCGACAGAAGCCGGTTCGTCTCCGTTCGGAGGAGTTGATACCGGTGCGCAACCACGGACAACTGCCTCTTCAATTCCCGGTTCTCGACGGCGAGCACCTTCGATTGCTCCTTCAGCTTCTCCAATTGCATTTTCTTCCTCAATCTCGACCTCCTCGCTGATTCCCGGTTCAGTATCCGCCGTTTCCGCTTTTTCTCGTCCGTGTCTGAGGAAACAGATAGAAGTTGCTGGATTTCACTGCTACTGAAATCATAGTCATCAATCACCATGGCGGCCGCATCTTCTTcaaacatcatcttcaactACTATACGTCaatgttttttaatttgtgtGTTTGTACGTGAAATCAAAGGAGGGAAAAGGGGGGAAGAGAGTAGTAGAGTGGTCATGTATTTATGGAGGTTGGAGGATGGACACGTCACTTGTGGGATCAGCTCAAGATTTCAACTTTTATTAAAAGTAAGTGCACTCTCCTCCACAAtatataaagaagaagaaggttcATGCTCAGTAAGTAGAAGGATCATACTTCATACTTCATATCATATAATGGTATGGTGCAATGAATTCTAGTCCATGCAACTACAAGGGAACATTCATTTTAGGTTTCTTCGGCCAGTTGACTAAGACCCACTAATTCTGTTTATGCCGAGTAGGAACTCAAGTGACAAAACATTCCTTCATCACTTTTAAGGTAAGGTAGTTGTCTTGGGCTCGAATCTAAGACCTCTGGTTggttattctttttaatttaaaggTGTAGTTTTGTATAATTAATCAATAAGGATGTAATCATGGTTTAAAAAACAGACAAAAAAGATGAAGATATCTATCCACTCAGAAATAAGCTGTAAATCATATCAGATATGAGTATATGACATCATTTACCACCAGATATCTCtttcaagtatatatattaatacataAACTAAACTGGAAAAAGTAATAATTCTTGGAATATGCTGCAATGTTTGTGTGCAGCATCTTTTAAAATTTGCAGCCAATGACATGTTTTACCTAGACAGCTAGACATATCGGGTGCATTTTCTAACTGGATGGAAAAacgatatattttttttggagaatTGAATAAATGCAACCTTAATGGTTGGTTATGAATAATCATGACTATTGGGAATGCTATACATAAAGGTGAAGTTGGTCACAGTAATAGTACAGAAAAATACAGGTGGCCCCTTGGGATAAGGGGGGGATATTGATGTTGGTGGAAGTTAGAACTTTCTTTCTTTGAATGCTTTGCTTATTAGGTAAATGGGGTCAGAGAAAAAGTTGCAGCTAACCTTAATGATGAAGAATCATACCAATTAAGAAACTCGAAACAACAAATCAGGTCACAGAATTAGCGAAGGACAGTCAGAAGATTCTTCAATCAGTCGGTTTAGTAGCTGGTATTTTCAGGTAAGTAGGTAATCCTTGGTTGGCAGCTATGATGGTTTTGTTTTGTCTAATCACTAGTGTTTGCTGCAATCTTGTAACACAACAAAAGTGCAGCATAACATGCTGAACAAGTTTCTCTCTTTCCTATCTCCCTTTCTAATTCTgtgtttgaaattttaaacGATGCATGTGATATGTTTTGTTCCAGAAGAATTTAGGAAATTTGGGGGCTAACTTTATGCAACCTTCATTGAGCATCAATCAGAAAAGAGAACTGTAATGTACAAGACATGATATCACAATGCTTTCTAACCAAGCTCGCTATGCATGTTTTCTTAGTTTAATCTTGGATATACTCATCTACAAGGTAAAGTTGAGAAAGTACTTGATACTTGATACTGCCCATCACCAATCATCTGCATTCCTACAAGTTCACCGGGGGACTTCCCTGCATTAAGCaataagacaaaagaaaagtTGATCAAAACTGGAAAAGGGATCGATCTATAAGAAGGCATGCTGTCTCTGGTGTAGTAAGAAATTAGCAGAGGTTAGAGATCTAACCTTAAGGAGAAGATCATGAGCGATGTGCTCCCAGGGCAGTGATATTGACATTAAGCAACACTTTAGGGGGATCATCTCTTCATCTGAGCTCCGTGTAGCAGAAGCAGCAGCATAAGCATGCTTAGCTGCCACCGATGCAACTGATGCTGCCCTTCGAACAACTGCACTGAAACTTAATCCTTTTTTAGGAGAATGATGACTGTATTCCTCCTTGCTTTGATCTGACAAAAAGACCAACATTATTTATCGTTGATCGCTatgtatgcaaaaaaaagttcAATATCTCATTGAAATAAAAGGTAATTGTTGGTGTATAACACTGTTTATGAAATAAAGTTGAGAGACACTTGcaacttcaaagttcaaaccgTCAATCTTAAATCCATTGGTCCAGAAGATTTGTTGAAACAAATTGGTCTGGTGCAAAACAGAAATCATGACATGCAAAATCAAGTAAAACTAATTTCCAAATTACCTACAACACCAGAAACAGCTACTTCAACTTCCCCACGTCCTCCTGGACCTTTCATGTATATCCTGTCTGTTTTCCCTGAAGAATGAAGTGAAAGAAGACTTCCAAATCCAGTTCTTCCAGCTGCCGCAGAGTATattcaaaagaagaagaagaaagtaagaaattagcttttgcttcaCAACTGGATATACAAATTTAGAAGTTAGAGAGAAAAAATGAACTAAGAATCAAAAGCAACAACTCGTGGAGGCTTAGAAACTTCAGACAGCACACAGCAAGAAATTGAATAAGTATGCAATAGCTGTTTTTATTCACATCCTTTCAATTCTTAAGTGCCTACCCTCTCTTTTCATATCAAATTGGTATAGGAAGATGAAAAAACTTATGCTGTCAGCCAACATAAAGAATCTCCCCAGAAGCTAGTACTGACTTCAGATAACATTAATAAGCCCAAGGAATTAAAATGTCTGGGCATGATGTGacattttaaacaaattgaTGGTATAGAACACGGTGTCACAACCTTTGGACTAAGTATCATCTATTCAACTTTAGAGACTGTTTGATATCAAAAGCCCATAAATAATACCAACTCAGGTTTCTGTCACAGTTTCAGTGCAGTTACTGGTAGGTAGAACTCAAATCCTACAACTATGTGCATCTTGTATATGAACTAAACGATAACAGACAAAGCATTCAAATTAATGATAATGAATCAGAAGTTTGGATGCTAAATTAGTTGTAAATCGCATGATTCAGAACACCAAAAACATTGCATGCTGGTGAAACAGAAAAGCAGCATGTTTTACCATCATAGGCATCTCGGACCATCTGGTAGCTAACGAAACCCGAGAATAGAGTGATCTGGAATCACAAATTACCAAACTGTCAGGTCTGTGCACAAGTGTATCATGTAATGCATGAGTATTATAGAGATTTGCACACTATAAAGCAGGCACAGGTAGGTGGGAATGTCAATGTAAAAACTGAAAAACCTGAACATGTTTCTGAACAAATTTAGAACTGAGAAAAGCAAATTCATCAAGCCTAAACTATCACTAGTAAGGAAACTTGTTTTTTCAGGGAAGACATTTAATTAACAGGATAATACTAATACTCTTCTCTTTCAGATCGTCTCCCTCTTTTCTCTCTGTAAAGAGCGCAGAGAGGAAGGATGGGATGTGGGGGTGTGGgggtgtgggggggggggggNNNNNNNNNNNNNNNNNNNNNNNNNNNNNNNNNNNNNNNNNNNNNNNNNNNNNNNNNNNNNNNNNNNNNNNNNNNNNNNNNNNNNNNNNNNNNNNNNNNNNNNNNNNNNNNNNNNNNNNNNNNNNNNNNNNNNNNNNNNNNNNNNNNNNNNNNNNNNNNNNNNNNNNNNNNNNNNNNNNNNNNNNNNNNNNNNNNNNNNNNNNNNNNNNNNNNNNNNNNNNNNNNNNNNNNNNNNNNNNNNNNNNNNNNNNNNNNNN
Coding sequences within it:
- the LOC116022833 gene encoding basic leucine zipper 4-like, with amino-acid sequence MMFEEDAAAMVIDDYDFSSSEIQQLLSVSSDTDEKKRKRRILNRESARRSRLRKKMQLEKLKEQSKVLAVENRELKRQLSVVAHRYQLLRTETNRLLSEAVILKRQLAILSRRLLLAPRLQRLHYSM
- the LOC116021967 gene encoding kinesin-like protein KIN-7N isoform X2, coding for MEKVSVAVRVRPARSEDGNNGTFWKVEDNRISLHKSLGTPISGVSYAFDHVFDQDCTNARIYELITKDIIHAALKGFNGTVFAYGQTSSGKTFTMNGSENDAGIINRSVNDIFTKIHMTTDREFLIRVSYLEIYNEEINDLFAVENQKLPIHESLERGVFVAGLREEIVNTAEQVLELIQLGEANRHFGETNMNVRSSRSHTIFRMVIESKGKDSSDDAIRVSVLNLVDLAGSERIAKTGAGGVRLKEGKHINKSLMILGNVINKLSEGAKQRGHIPYRDSKLTRILQPALGGNAKTSIICTVAPEEVHVEETRGTLHFASRAKRITNCVQVNEILTDAALLKRQKLEIEELRQKLQGSHSEVLEQQILKLRNDLLKYELEHEKLAMELEEERRSQKEREQCIMEQQRKIDELYNLPTLSDSNGLAVQDFAKQSLKEESKVCSSTGQDDNFSTPCFKAAPNAFVAKRSNYSRQPEYSPLPDAFSDFADEDAWAKMNKGFVADLDALHMTPAMKSSVSANCVPTDPSISDYKQEVENLKSQLKQVLKERDELKTNYVKQTSLNEELMREISELQQEASLVREIPERLSESVENCKDIFKDVMSILKNYVDNEKSATAKLLSATSEIGVCLFSTLESHFSMSMDGDVSSNRKNFSFEEQRKKLYERVNSTVSSLVLPDESIPSQLSENESYSSKHKVAAWSLQITRCHTFIFILFSILTMGYYLSSLRLMIF
- the LOC116021967 gene encoding kinesin-like protein KIN-7N isoform X1, with translation MEKVSVAVRVRPARSEDGNNGTFWKVEDNRISLHKSLGTPISGVSYAFDHVFDQDCTNARIYELITKDIIHAALKGFNGTVFAYGQTSSGKTFTMNGSENDAGIINRSVNDIFTKIHMTTDREFLIRVSYLEIYNEEINDLFAVENQKLPIHESLERGVFVAGLREEIVNTAEQVLELIQLGEANRHFGETNMNVRSSRSHTIFRMVIESKGKDSSDDAIRVSVLNLVDLAGSERIAKTGAGGVRLKEGKHINKSLMILGNVINKLSEGAKQRGHIPYRDSKLTRILQPALGGNAKTSIICTVAPEEVHVEETRGTLHFASRAKRITNCVQVNEILTDAALLKRQKLEIEELRQKLQGSHSEVLEQQILKLRNDLLKYELEHEKLAMELEEERRSQKEREQCIMEQQRKIDELYNLPTLSDSNGLAVQDFAKQSLKEESKVCSSTGQDDNFSTPCFKAAPNAFVAKRSNYSRQPEYSPLPDAFSDFADEDAWAKMNKGFVADLDALHMTPAMKSSVSANCVPTDPSISDYKQEVENLKSQLKQVLKERDELKTNYVKQTSLNEELMREISELQQEASLVREIPERLSESVENCKDIFKDVMSILKNYVDNEKSATAKLLSATSEIGVCLFSTLESHFSMSMDGDVSSNRKNFSFEEQRKKLYERVNSTVSSLVLPDESIPSQLSENESYSSKHKGATLGEEIAHWKRKLEEEAVTIKDKCCSLEKELESSNQLLAASRERYQNLDKQFCALKEERDMLIQKASDSSQKVARLTDQREKFLQNYSAEEQRRKDLEEDIKDFSLVFARRQKALVSLNCDFRSMIDNLKAQNPIPVSRTPGL